CTTGAGTACTAGATTTGATTCAGCCCAAGGGGTTTTGGATGAAATTAATGGAATTAGGCGTAAAAAATTACAAGCCAGTGTTAATAGCCTCTTAAGTTTTGATCAGATTGACCGTGATTAGCCAGTATTTGATTGACATCAAAATACGCGAGCGTTTTTTCCCTTTATAACGTACAATCGCGATTCCGAGTTTTTATTAAGAGGTGATTGATGCCGGGTCCACTTGAAGGAATCAGGATCATTGACTTGACTCGTATTTTGTCAGGGCCTTTTTGCACGATGCTTATGGCTGATCTTGGAGCAGACGTTATAAAGGTGGAACAACCTGTAACTGGTGACCCAGCTAGAGGTAATGGGCCTTTCCTTAGCCCACCAGAATCTACAGAGGATAGTAACCAGTACAGTACTTACTTTATGAGTATCAATAGAGGTAAGCGCAGCATTGCAATTGATTTATCTAAAAGCGATGGTAGGGAAATACTACTGCAACTTATAGACTCTGCTGATGTACTCATCGAAAATTTCCGACCAGGTACTATAGAACGATTAGGTTTGGGGTACGAAACGGTTAAGGCAAGAAACCCTAAAATTATTATGGCCTCGATCTCAGGTTTTGGGCAAACTGGGCCATATGCACACAGGCCTGCACTTGATGTGATTGTCCAAGGTATGGGAGGGATGCTTAGTATTACGGGGGAACCCGGCAGGGGTCCTGTGCGCCCTGGCGCAAGCATTGGTGACATTACCGCTGCACTTTTTACCACTATTGCTATCGAATCTGCGTTATTGGAAAGAAATCAATCCAATGAAGGGCAGTATATTGATGTATCAATGTTGGATTGCCAAGTATCAATCATGGAAAACGCTTTTATGCGTTATTTTGCTCTTGGGCAGATACCGGAGCGCATAGGTACTCGCCATCCTAGTTCGACACCATTTCAAGCATTTGAGACATCTGATGGGCACGTAGTAGTAGCAATCATGGGAGGATCTACGGATCAATGGCCACTTTTTTGTGCGGCGATTGATAGAGTAGATTTGATAGATGATCAGAGGTACCTAACGGGTTGGGGTCGTACGCAAAATTATGATGAATTGATTCCAATAATTGAACAGGCCATGAAAGCAAAAACGACAATTGAGTGGGTAGAAATCCTTAGTGAAATGGGAGTTCCAGTTGGCCCAGTGCAAAACATAGAGCAAGTGGCGAATGATCCACAGGTTAACCATAGAGATATGTTTATTAGCATGGATCACCCAAGTATTGGCCCAGTAAAATTCACTGGGAATCCTCTGAAGTTTTCTCGTACTCCAGTTGTGCCGGAGAAATTTCCGCCTCAATTGGGTGAGGATACTACGCAAGTACTGCAGGCTATTGGGTTTACGGAGAATCAAATTTTTGAGCTCCGTGAAAACGGGGTGATTGAGTAATGCTTGCAGGGGCAATATTATCTCTGTTCTCTGCATTTTCATTTAGCGTAAATGCAATTCTGGTCCGTAGAGGAATTGCGAGTGCAGGTGCAACGGCCTCCCAAGGAGCATTCATTACTGTATTGCTTGGAGTTCCATTTGGTCTTTTGGCAGTTGCTATTACTGGTCAATTATTCAATTTTGATGAAATTTCTATGAATGGGTACTTGATGCTAGCCTTGGCTGGGATAGTCCATTTTGCCTTTGGTCGCTATTGCAATTATAGGGCTATTGGTGCTGTAGGAGCTGCTCGTGCAGGTCCGATACAGGCAGTCACAGTTCCTTACAGCGTGGGAATGGCTGTTCTCTTGCTGGATGAGAAGCTTACGCCTCTGATGCTACTTGCGATAACTTTAATATTACTTGCACCAGCCGTGATGATTGAGCGCACCACTATGTCATTTGGCTCGAAAGGCAGCTCCGAAACTGGAGAGATTGAACTAAGGCAACTTGAGGGTTATAGCTTTGCGCTGCTAGCTGCCGTTGCATACGGTACAAGCCCACTGTTAATTCGCGCAGTCGTAGAAGACTCTACTCGTACTGCTGCTATAGGTACATTTGCGGCATATTTTGGTGCATCAGCATTGCTTGTGGCTACACTGGCAATACCTAGCAGGAGAGAACTGATGGGTACAATTAATTTAAGGTACATGCGCCTTTTTGGAGGCGCAGGTCTCGCAGTGTTTCTTGCCCAACTTTTAAGATTTTTTGCTTTATCTATAGCTGACGTTGTTGTGGTTAACCCACTGCAGCGGTTGGTCAATGTATTTACACTGCTGTTGTCCTATGCAGTTAATAGGTCGATAGAGAAAATTAACTTTAGAGTAGTATTGAGCGTGATAATTTCTCTTTTGGGCTCGGGGCTTCTTATTTTGGCTGCTATTAATTCGTAGATTTGTACATTTCTAAAGCCGAACTGTAATCCTCTGGCGTATTGATGTTAGTAATAACATGCGGATCATTCGTAGGTACAAAAATTCGCTGGTCTTGATACTTTAGAATTATTTCTCGTAGGCCCATCTTTTCTTCAGTAATTGATAGTAAATCTCGCATTAGACTGCAGTGAAAAATGATAGGATGCCCGCTTTTTCCATTGAAGGATGGCGTTGCAATTAATGCCTTAGATTCAATCCATTTATCAATTAACGTTTTGATTATTGTTTTCGAGCGAGGTTGATCGACTGAGATAATCAAAATTCCATCAGGAGTGGTATTTATATTACTTAAACCTTTAATAATCGAACTTGATCGTCCGTTGTCATACTCTTGGTTAATTACAATTTGAGTATTGCTGTCCGAGAGTTCGTCTGAAACTAATTGATGATCGTGGCCGACTACAGTGATAATTGGGTCGAGCCCAGCTGCAGAAAGATTCTCAATTTGGTAGGAAATTATAGAACTTGCATTTCCCCAAGGTAGCAATGCTT
The DNA window shown above is from Dehalococcoidia bacterium and carries:
- a CDS encoding CoA transferase, yielding MPGPLEGIRIIDLTRILSGPFCTMLMADLGADVIKVEQPVTGDPARGNGPFLSPPESTEDSNQYSTYFMSINRGKRSIAIDLSKSDGREILLQLIDSADVLIENFRPGTIERLGLGYETVKARNPKIIMASISGFGQTGPYAHRPALDVIVQGMGGMLSITGEPGRGPVRPGASIGDITAALFTTIAIESALLERNQSNEGQYIDVSMLDCQVSIMENAFMRYFALGQIPERIGTRHPSSTPFQAFETSDGHVVVAIMGGSTDQWPLFCAAIDRVDLIDDQRYLTGWGRTQNYDELIPIIEQAMKAKTTIEWVEILSEMGVPVGPVQNIEQVANDPQVNHRDMFISMDHPSIGPVKFTGNPLKFSRTPVVPEKFPPQLGEDTTQVLQAIGFTENQIFELRENGVIE
- a CDS encoding EamA family transporter, encoding MLAGAILSLFSAFSFSVNAILVRRGIASAGATASQGAFITVLLGVPFGLLAVAITGQLFNFDEISMNGYLMLALAGIVHFAFGRYCNYRAIGAVGAARAGPIQAVTVPYSVGMAVLLLDEKLTPLMLLAITLILLAPAVMIERTTMSFGSKGSSETGEIELRQLEGYSFALLAAVAYGTSPLLIRAVVEDSTRTAAIGTFAAYFGASALLVATLAIPSRRELMGTINLRYMRLFGGAGLAVFLAQLLRFFALSIADVVVVNPLQRLVNVFTLLLSYAVNRSIEKINFRVVLSVIISLLGSGLLILAAINS
- a CDS encoding nucleotidyltransferase family protein → MPSIAAVLLAAGRSSRMNTPKALLPWGNASSIISYQIENLSAAGLDPIITVVGHDHQLVSDELSDSNTQIVINQEYDNGRSSSIIKGLSNINTTPDGILIISVDQPRSKTIIKTLIDKWIESKALIATPSFNGKSGHPIIFHCSLMRDLLSITEEKMGLREIILKYQDQRIFVPTNDPHVITNINTPEDYSSALEMYKSTN